Proteins from one Oncorhynchus masou masou isolate Uvic2021 chromosome 12, UVic_Omas_1.1, whole genome shotgun sequence genomic window:
- the LOC135550106 gene encoding eomesodermin-like isoform X1, with protein sequence MQLENILPSASTINLPNTFYNLSSSDSANNSPGPSQIEYQEVDRTESEPSNGPNKYLSGAGNAMMGEGEGNAFTGTKAAPDGRKGSPVLGEDDQSTGRRYHIDELGSDRYFISSSQTSSDVANQCSLFPYAGQTGTMYSGSNGSRYSSLHYGSVLPPAGFSSSVCPSRSQFGSSYQFGQGPGCLYPSYPGTGSGIGSMALPGSTPGTRAQVYLCNRPLWLKFHRFQTEMIITKQGRRMFPFLSFNITGLNLTAHYNVFVEVVLADPNHWRFQGGKWVTCGKADNNMQGNKMYVHPESPNTGAHWMRQEISFGKLKLTNNKGANNNNTQMIVLQSLHKYQPRLHIVEVTEEGVEDIGSDAKTQTFTFPENQFIAVTAYQNTDITQLKIDHNPFAKGFRDNYDSMYTAPEGDRLTPSPTASPRSHQIVPGARYAMQPFFQDQFVNNLPQNRFYTGERAVPQTNSLLSPQAEDAGASSAQRWFVTPVQQSGSNKLDLSYDQDYSASSLLSYGIKPLPLQTSHALSYYPDSAFASMAAGWGTRSTYQRKMTTGLPWSPRPSPPAFTDDQLAASKDKLPEESTAASTWVETSHSLKSVDSTDSGVYSMVCKRRRMSPGGSSTENSPTIKCENLTTTEEYNKDNPKGMGYYAFYTSP encoded by the exons ATGCAGCTGGAGAATATTCTTCCCAGCGCATCAACCATCAACTTACCCAATACTTTTTATAACCTCTCGTCGTCAGATAGTGCAAATAATAGCCCGGGGCCATCGCAGATCGAATATCAAGAAGTTGACCGGACGGAATCCGAACCAAGTAACGGTCCCAATAAATATTTGAGCGGAGCGGGGAACGCCATGATGGGTGAGGGAGAGGGCAATGCCTTCACAGGGACTAAAGCTGCCCCAGACGGAAGAAAGGGCTCACCGGTCCTCGGTGAAGATGACCAGTCCACTGGCAGGCGGTACCACATAGATGAACTTGGCTCTGACAGATACTTTATCTCGTCCTCACAGACGAGCTCCGATGTGGCAAATCAGTGTTCCCTCTTTCCATACGCAGGACAAACTGGGACAATGTACAGCGGGTCAAATGGATCCAGGTATTCCTCCCTTCATTACGGATCGGTCCTGCCACCGGCAGGCTTTTCATCCTCCGTGTGCCCTAGCCGGAGTCAGTTTGGCAGTAGCTACCAGTTCGGCCAGGGTCCAGGTTGCCTGTACCCCTCCTATCCGGGAACGGGTTCAGGTATTGGTTCCATGGCTCTCCCAGGGTCCACACCGGGAACGAGGGCTCAAGTTTATCTCTGCAATCGGCCCCTGTGGCTCAAGTTTCACCGATTCCAGACGGAGATGATCATCACGAAACAGGGCAG GCGGATGTTTCCATTTCTCAGTTTCAACATCACTGGACTTAACTTGACCGCGCATTACAACGTATTTGTTGAGGTCGTGTTGGCCGATCCAAATCACTGGCGATTTCAAGGAGGAAAGTGGGTTACTTGTGGGAAAGCAGACAACAACATGCAAG GTAACAAGATGTATGTTCACCCTGAATCCCCAAACACTGGCGCTCACTGGATGAGGCAAGAGATCTCCTTTGGCAAACTGAAGCTGACCAACAACAAGGGGGCAAATAATAATAACACACAG ATGATTGTCCTGCAGTCTCTGCACAAATACCAGCCTCGGCTGCACATCGTGGAGGTCACCgaagagggagtggaggacaTAGGCAGTGATGCCAAGACACAGACATTTACTTTCCCAGAGAACCAGTTCATTGCAGTCACTGCCTACCAGAACACAGAT ATCACACAGCTTAAAATCGACCACAACCCCTTTGCTAAAGGCTTCAGAGACAACTATGACTC GATGTACACAGCCCCAGAGGGTGACAGGCTGACCCCATCCCCGACAGCCTCCCCTCGCTCTCACCAGATTGTGCCGGGTGCCCGCTATGCCATGCAACCCTTCTTCCAGGACCAGTTTGTCAACAACCTGCCACAGAACCGCTTCTACACTGGGGAGCGGGCCGTGCCCCAGACAAacagtctcctctccccccaggcTGAGGATGCCGGGGCCAGCTCGGCTCAGCGCTGGTTCGTCACCCCGGTCCAGCAGTCGGGCTCCAACAAGCTTGACCTATCCTACGACCAGGACTACTCAGCCAGCAGTCTGCTGTCCTACGGCATCAAGCCCCTGCCCCTCCAGACCTCCCACGCCCTTAGCTACTACCCCGACTCGGCATTCGCTTCAATGGCGGCCGGCTGGGGCACCAGAAGCACTTACCAGAGGAAGATGACCACAGGCCTGCCCTGGTCCCCTCGGCCCAGCCCCCCAGCCTTCACAGACGACCAACTGGCTGCTAGCAAAGACAAGCTGCCCGAGGAGAGCACCGCAGCCTCCACTTGGGTGGAGACGTCCCACTCGCTGAAATCTGTGGACTCTACCGATTCGGGTGTGTACTCCATGGTCTGCAAGAGACGCCGGATGTCACCTGGTGGATCGAGCACAGAGAACTCCCCCACCATCAAGTGTGAGAACTTGACCACAACGGAAGAGTACAACAAAGACAACCCCAAAGGCATGGGCTACTATGCCTTTTACACGAGCCCCTAA
- the LOC135550106 gene encoding eomesodermin-like isoform X2: MMGEGEGNAFTGTKAAPDGRKGSPVLGEDDQSTGRRYHIDELGSDRYFISSSQTSSDVANQCSLFPYAGQTGTMYSGSNGSRYSSLHYGSVLPPAGFSSSVCPSRSQFGSSYQFGQGPGCLYPSYPGTGSGIGSMALPGSTPGTRAQVYLCNRPLWLKFHRFQTEMIITKQGRRMFPFLSFNITGLNLTAHYNVFVEVVLADPNHWRFQGGKWVTCGKADNNMQGNKMYVHPESPNTGAHWMRQEISFGKLKLTNNKGANNNNTQMIVLQSLHKYQPRLHIVEVTEEGVEDIGSDAKTQTFTFPENQFIAVTAYQNTDITQLKIDHNPFAKGFRDNYDSMYTAPEGDRLTPSPTASPRSHQIVPGARYAMQPFFQDQFVNNLPQNRFYTGERAVPQTNSLLSPQAEDAGASSAQRWFVTPVQQSGSNKLDLSYDQDYSASSLLSYGIKPLPLQTSHALSYYPDSAFASMAAGWGTRSTYQRKMTTGLPWSPRPSPPAFTDDQLAASKDKLPEESTAASTWVETSHSLKSVDSTDSGVYSMVCKRRRMSPGGSSTENSPTIKCENLTTTEEYNKDNPKGMGYYAFYTSP, encoded by the exons ATGATGGGTGAGGGAGAGGGCAATGCCTTCACAGGGACTAAAGCTGCCCCAGACGGAAGAAAGGGCTCACCGGTCCTCGGTGAAGATGACCAGTCCACTGGCAGGCGGTACCACATAGATGAACTTGGCTCTGACAGATACTTTATCTCGTCCTCACAGACGAGCTCCGATGTGGCAAATCAGTGTTCCCTCTTTCCATACGCAGGACAAACTGGGACAATGTACAGCGGGTCAAATGGATCCAGGTATTCCTCCCTTCATTACGGATCGGTCCTGCCACCGGCAGGCTTTTCATCCTCCGTGTGCCCTAGCCGGAGTCAGTTTGGCAGTAGCTACCAGTTCGGCCAGGGTCCAGGTTGCCTGTACCCCTCCTATCCGGGAACGGGTTCAGGTATTGGTTCCATGGCTCTCCCAGGGTCCACACCGGGAACGAGGGCTCAAGTTTATCTCTGCAATCGGCCCCTGTGGCTCAAGTTTCACCGATTCCAGACGGAGATGATCATCACGAAACAGGGCAG GCGGATGTTTCCATTTCTCAGTTTCAACATCACTGGACTTAACTTGACCGCGCATTACAACGTATTTGTTGAGGTCGTGTTGGCCGATCCAAATCACTGGCGATTTCAAGGAGGAAAGTGGGTTACTTGTGGGAAAGCAGACAACAACATGCAAG GTAACAAGATGTATGTTCACCCTGAATCCCCAAACACTGGCGCTCACTGGATGAGGCAAGAGATCTCCTTTGGCAAACTGAAGCTGACCAACAACAAGGGGGCAAATAATAATAACACACAG ATGATTGTCCTGCAGTCTCTGCACAAATACCAGCCTCGGCTGCACATCGTGGAGGTCACCgaagagggagtggaggacaTAGGCAGTGATGCCAAGACACAGACATTTACTTTCCCAGAGAACCAGTTCATTGCAGTCACTGCCTACCAGAACACAGAT ATCACACAGCTTAAAATCGACCACAACCCCTTTGCTAAAGGCTTCAGAGACAACTATGACTC GATGTACACAGCCCCAGAGGGTGACAGGCTGACCCCATCCCCGACAGCCTCCCCTCGCTCTCACCAGATTGTGCCGGGTGCCCGCTATGCCATGCAACCCTTCTTCCAGGACCAGTTTGTCAACAACCTGCCACAGAACCGCTTCTACACTGGGGAGCGGGCCGTGCCCCAGACAAacagtctcctctccccccaggcTGAGGATGCCGGGGCCAGCTCGGCTCAGCGCTGGTTCGTCACCCCGGTCCAGCAGTCGGGCTCCAACAAGCTTGACCTATCCTACGACCAGGACTACTCAGCCAGCAGTCTGCTGTCCTACGGCATCAAGCCCCTGCCCCTCCAGACCTCCCACGCCCTTAGCTACTACCCCGACTCGGCATTCGCTTCAATGGCGGCCGGCTGGGGCACCAGAAGCACTTACCAGAGGAAGATGACCACAGGCCTGCCCTGGTCCCCTCGGCCCAGCCCCCCAGCCTTCACAGACGACCAACTGGCTGCTAGCAAAGACAAGCTGCCCGAGGAGAGCACCGCAGCCTCCACTTGGGTGGAGACGTCCCACTCGCTGAAATCTGTGGACTCTACCGATTCGGGTGTGTACTCCATGGTCTGCAAGAGACGCCGGATGTCACCTGGTGGATCGAGCACAGAGAACTCCCCCACCATCAAGTGTGAGAACTTGACCACAACGGAAGAGTACAACAAAGACAACCCCAAAGGCATGGGCTACTATGCCTTTTACACGAGCCCCTAA
- the LOC135550106 gene encoding eomesodermin-like isoform X3 — protein sequence MYSGSNGSRYSSLHYGSVLPPAGFSSSVCPSRSQFGSSYQFGQGPGCLYPSYPGTGSGIGSMALPGSTPGTRAQVYLCNRPLWLKFHRFQTEMIITKQGRRMFPFLSFNITGLNLTAHYNVFVEVVLADPNHWRFQGGKWVTCGKADNNMQGNKMYVHPESPNTGAHWMRQEISFGKLKLTNNKGANNNNTQMIVLQSLHKYQPRLHIVEVTEEGVEDIGSDAKTQTFTFPENQFIAVTAYQNTDITQLKIDHNPFAKGFRDNYDSMYTAPEGDRLTPSPTASPRSHQIVPGARYAMQPFFQDQFVNNLPQNRFYTGERAVPQTNSLLSPQAEDAGASSAQRWFVTPVQQSGSNKLDLSYDQDYSASSLLSYGIKPLPLQTSHALSYYPDSAFASMAAGWGTRSTYQRKMTTGLPWSPRPSPPAFTDDQLAASKDKLPEESTAASTWVETSHSLKSVDSTDSGVYSMVCKRRRMSPGGSSTENSPTIKCENLTTTEEYNKDNPKGMGYYAFYTSP from the exons ATGTACAGCGGGTCAAATGGATCCAGGTATTCCTCCCTTCATTACGGATCGGTCCTGCCACCGGCAGGCTTTTCATCCTCCGTGTGCCCTAGCCGGAGTCAGTTTGGCAGTAGCTACCAGTTCGGCCAGGGTCCAGGTTGCCTGTACCCCTCCTATCCGGGAACGGGTTCAGGTATTGGTTCCATGGCTCTCCCAGGGTCCACACCGGGAACGAGGGCTCAAGTTTATCTCTGCAATCGGCCCCTGTGGCTCAAGTTTCACCGATTCCAGACGGAGATGATCATCACGAAACAGGGCAG GCGGATGTTTCCATTTCTCAGTTTCAACATCACTGGACTTAACTTGACCGCGCATTACAACGTATTTGTTGAGGTCGTGTTGGCCGATCCAAATCACTGGCGATTTCAAGGAGGAAAGTGGGTTACTTGTGGGAAAGCAGACAACAACATGCAAG GTAACAAGATGTATGTTCACCCTGAATCCCCAAACACTGGCGCTCACTGGATGAGGCAAGAGATCTCCTTTGGCAAACTGAAGCTGACCAACAACAAGGGGGCAAATAATAATAACACACAG ATGATTGTCCTGCAGTCTCTGCACAAATACCAGCCTCGGCTGCACATCGTGGAGGTCACCgaagagggagtggaggacaTAGGCAGTGATGCCAAGACACAGACATTTACTTTCCCAGAGAACCAGTTCATTGCAGTCACTGCCTACCAGAACACAGAT ATCACACAGCTTAAAATCGACCACAACCCCTTTGCTAAAGGCTTCAGAGACAACTATGACTC GATGTACACAGCCCCAGAGGGTGACAGGCTGACCCCATCCCCGACAGCCTCCCCTCGCTCTCACCAGATTGTGCCGGGTGCCCGCTATGCCATGCAACCCTTCTTCCAGGACCAGTTTGTCAACAACCTGCCACAGAACCGCTTCTACACTGGGGAGCGGGCCGTGCCCCAGACAAacagtctcctctccccccaggcTGAGGATGCCGGGGCCAGCTCGGCTCAGCGCTGGTTCGTCACCCCGGTCCAGCAGTCGGGCTCCAACAAGCTTGACCTATCCTACGACCAGGACTACTCAGCCAGCAGTCTGCTGTCCTACGGCATCAAGCCCCTGCCCCTCCAGACCTCCCACGCCCTTAGCTACTACCCCGACTCGGCATTCGCTTCAATGGCGGCCGGCTGGGGCACCAGAAGCACTTACCAGAGGAAGATGACCACAGGCCTGCCCTGGTCCCCTCGGCCCAGCCCCCCAGCCTTCACAGACGACCAACTGGCTGCTAGCAAAGACAAGCTGCCCGAGGAGAGCACCGCAGCCTCCACTTGGGTGGAGACGTCCCACTCGCTGAAATCTGTGGACTCTACCGATTCGGGTGTGTACTCCATGGTCTGCAAGAGACGCCGGATGTCACCTGGTGGATCGAGCACAGAGAACTCCCCCACCATCAAGTGTGAGAACTTGACCACAACGGAAGAGTACAACAAAGACAACCCCAAAGGCATGGGCTACTATGCCTTTTACACGAGCCCCTAA